A genomic window from Populus nigra chromosome 7, ddPopNigr1.1, whole genome shotgun sequence includes:
- the LOC133698716 gene encoding mediator of RNA polymerase II transcription subunit 32 yields the protein MDSIVDSLNNAYQDFVGAAANVLEAKELSGGQKTAATDVALENFKQKWELFRVSCDQAEEFVESVKQRVGSECLVDEATGSVSGRSGQGGMTGLPPISAVRLEQMSKAVRWLVIELQHGSGAAGGAAGHAHPSAPFDARFSEDAAQ from the coding sequence ATGGACAGTATCGTAGATTCGTTAAACAACGCATACCAAGATTTCGTCGGTGCTGCAGCTAACGTGTTGGAAGCCAAGGAGTTATCCGGCGGGCAGAAAACAGCGGCAACGGATGTTGCGCTGGAGAATTTTAAGCAGAAATGGGAGTTATTTAGAGTTTCATGTGATCAAGCGGAGGAGTTTGTGGAGTCCGTGAAGCAAAGGGTAGGGTCGGAGTGTTTGGTGGATGAGGCTACTGGGTCCGTGAGTGGGAGGTCTGGGCAGGGTGGAATGACAGGGCTTCCGCCTATTAGTGCTGTTCGGTTGGAGCAGATGAGTAAGGCTGTCAGATGGCTTGTTATTGAATTGCAGCATGGTTCGGGTGCTGCAGGTGGTGCGGCCGGGCATGCTCACCCTTCTGCTCCTTTTGATGCTAGGTTTTCTGAGGATGCAGCTCAATAG